The window GGCATACATGGCTCAATTTGCGGGGCTTGTTCTCAGTAACACCACTGCTATAACGTGGAAGACTTGGGCGCCGCCTAAGTGCAAATTCTTTGCATGGTTAATCCTGCAAAACCGTGTGTGGGCTGCAAATCGGTTGCATCGGAGAGGGTTGCCAAATTGTGGTCTATGCCCTCTTTGCAAGCAGGCCTCGGAGACTGCCGCCCATCTCCTCTTTCAATGTAGATTCACCACCCGAGTTTGGGATGAAGTTGTCAGCTGGCTCGACATATGCATGGCCACTCGCCGATGGCTTGGCACCATGAAAACTCTGTCCGCGATTGGTGGCTCCGTTCGGTGGAGGGTGGAGGCCACATCAAAAAGGCCACCGCCTCGGTTATGATGCTTGTTTCTTGGGAAATATGGAAGGAGCAAAACGCCAGAATCTTTAACAACACTGCCGTCCCGACCACCGTTGTCGTTGCAAGGATCAAAGAGGAGGGCAAACTTTGGGCATTGGCGGGAGCGAAACATCTGAGTAGTCTTATGTCGCGAGAGTAGATTTTTGTTTCTTTGCCGCTTTGCGGCTTATGTCTAAACCTTCTCCTTATCAATGAAattggcaagtcttttgccttgtttcaaaaaagaaaaagaaaaagagagagagacccTGCAACCACTCAGTCATCCATATGTGAAGCAAACGAAGAACACTGACTACAGGTACACCAAACACAATAGCGGTCTcgcaaaaaggaaaaaacacaataGCGGTCACAGGCAACAAAGGTTCCATTTCAGCTCAAAGAAACTGTACTGATATGGAACTTGATTAAGCATTGGCGACACAGTCGAGCATAGTGCTTGCTGTCCGCTAGAACGATGTGTAGAGCTTCAGTTTCAGTTTCAGAGCAGGAATTGGTGTCTGCTCCTGATTTCAGCTGACTACAGTTTCAGTTTCAGCTTCAGTTTCATTTTGTGAACCTAGCTTCAGCTTCTGGTTTGCAGTGCAGTAGATAAAGGCAACCAGGAGACCCCAGGTTTTGAAGCAATTGTTTACTGAATGATCTAGTTTCAGAGCCCCAAGAGAGTGACCAGAACAGGTTCTACTAGGGTATGAATGATCTAACTTACCATGCAGAAGTTACACAGAAGTGAAGCCATTTTTCAGAGCAATTGTTTTCTTTTTGTAAATCCACTGCTGTTGTTTTCAATCTTGATGATGAACACAGAGCTCCAACATCCAAAATATCCATTCAAAAAAGCATTTACACCGGCTCCCGAATATCTATCCATGCTAGCACAGAAGAAGCACTATATTATCCTTGTAAAGGGCGTTAGGCAGGCTCTAAAGTCTTATAACATACCAAAATCCCTATCACAAAATCTGACCCAAGTTCTGAACTTTACAAACTTGGGAAACCTGAGGACCTGGTAGCCTGATAGGCTTATTTTCCCAGACTTTGAAGATCATACAGGATGAAAGCGACATGAGGCACAATGTATTTTTCCAAAAACACGTATGCCCTGAGTGAAATACCAGTTACGCACAATCTTTTCATCACTACCAAAGAATGAAGTGTGCTGTCAGTGCCAAAGAATGCATTTCAAGTTCTATCCCCAGCAATATTGGTACTTGTTTCAGCTTGGCAGGCTTAGTGTGCGAAACGAAACAATCTAACAAGAGAAAGAACAGAGAGAACTATCTCTGAATTTGTATCAGCTTCTTTTGGATCCCATCCCAGAATAGAAGATGTCTTTTGTTTGTGTGAATGTACCAGTCACTTTTGCACTTAAAATGTACAATATCGTCTATGCTAAAATGCTTTGCTAGAGGAAAGATGCTGTGGGAAATAGCAAATTAAACACCCTGCTTGTCTACATGTTAACAGCAGAAGAAGATCAGGTCACATTTACCTTCCTATATGGGCTTTTCATAATCAACTTCCTCTTTTAACCTTATCGTGTTCACTGTTTTCATGGCCTGAAAACCACAGTTGAGTGCTTGATGCAGTGTTTAGTGTAAGCAGAGGAAATGATATGAAGCAACTAAGCAAAAGAAGTCTCTGTCTCTACGTAAAACACCAAAATTCCAGTCTTAGCAGTGTGTACAACTGAAGCAGTTAGATGACATGTCCAGCTCAACCAGACAAGAAGATCATCATGTAAGGCAGTGCATGGCAAAATCCAGCACTAAACAGAATTTGGATACTGAAAACAAGGCATTTCTTGCAAATAAACATCCACCACGTCACCTCAATGTTCAAACATAGATGAAGCTGCGGTTCCTAGAGATAAACACTAAGTGACAGAATAGGTACTACGATGCTTAGCCTACATCCTTACATAGATGAAGCTGCGGTTCCTAGAGATAAGCACTAAGTGACGGAATAGGTACTATGATGCTTTGCTTACATCCTTGCCATAGCTGACTTGATGGCATCCAAGATTCTGGGGTAGTCGTACAACAAAGCAGATTGCTCACCTTGGCTGCCCCCAATCACCAAGTCGAAGCGACGAAATCTACCAACTAACGATGCAATTCTCTCATTAGTGAGAGATTTCAGGTTGGCAATCTGAACCAGCTTGCCTGTCTGGGTCTGATCCCACCAACCCTCAAAAATCCTCCTATTAGTTTCGCCTTCCTCAACAGACACCACTGTCCTCATGCGGATCCCAAGCCTGTGCAAAGCTACCTCTCCTCCTCCAATTCCGGTGGACAAGGACAGCACATTGACACCATTGGGAAACATGTCCCTCAGCACTGATAGGTggtaagcaactgtatcaacttggAAGGAGTTCGCAAGAGATTTGTACCTCTCTGACTTGACGACTCCCCTTGTGTGGTCCCTTGGGAAACCGAGCAGAGATTCCATCTCATCAGGCTCCAACTGAGCAACCTTGTTTTTCCCTACCCAGACAAGATCCCAAGTTTTGCACTCATCCACCACATGTTTCTGAACACTTGGGTTGCCTGATCTTGCAAGAGTACGCTGGATCTGGTCTGTCAACTTTGCAGTTGCCACACTTGCTTGCAAGCAGTTGAGCTGCCTTCTTGGGTCCCAAGAAGGCCACCACTTCTTATAATGAGGGAATGCATCGAATACGGTCTTTGGAGGGAAAGGGAGAAGAGCTTCTCTGTTCTCAATTGGCAAATTATGGATGTACCCACTTTCCCTTGAAGCTGCACAAAAATACTTGGAATCCACAAACTCTGGTTGAAtgtcgtagaatttttttgaaatggtCGTCCATGCACCTCTTGGAGCTCGGGCCACATTCTGAAAGTAGAAAAAAGGTGGTCCGATAGCTTGTTCAGGAAGCGTTCTGATCACTGACGGTTGCCTGTCACTGGGCAGATTAAATCCAACCATAGGATCTGGGATACGCGTTGGCTCGTCATGGCTACCAGCAAAGGAGGGTCCACTGCCTTGTGCATATTGCATCCTCCTTTTCTTGCTCTCTTCCATCAATCTTGCTTTCTTTCTCCCTCCAAACGAATCAAAGCATCTATCCATAACCTGCCAAATGTACACGGATTTCAGTTACATCGAATTAAAAGAGCAGAACCGTTTCTTATTGAAATGTACATAAAGGCACAAGGTACCTGATGGTTAGATATGTTTCTGGAATTGAAATCTCCTGCAACCAGTGATGCACTAATCGAATCAACTAATACACAGAGTTCAGCATCCACACCTAGGAAAATTCAAACAGAAATGTATAGTCTAAGTTGCCTTCTCCCTGAAAGCATGACTGTCGAGACAAAAAATTCAGAAAGAGCATACCACATCTTTTAATAGCAATATTTGCTTCATCTTCAGGAAAGCCCATGTCTACTAGTAAGTTGATCTTCTTATCTTTCTGTGACATCTCTTGTAGAAAATCCTTCAGAGAGTTACAATAAAAACTGAGATTAGAAAACACTTGCTACATCTCACTGACTTATTAATGCCAACTGAGTGACTGCTGACAGAGAAATACAACTACGTACCAACATCTATAGGGCCAGAGAAATGAAGGGGGCTACAGCTAATCAACGGTCAAGAAATGAATAGCACAGACTACCCAAGAAACAATAGAAAAAAACTGATCAAGAGTTAAATCAATGAAATGATTTAGGAACTCAACTTCTTGTTCTCGGGTGCTGTTTGAGAATGACGTTAATACAAGAGTTACTGTATGCATGAACACAAACGCTCATCATTTTACACTTGAAACAACTACCTACATTAGCAAATATCTATATGAAGTATTGGTGGTGCTGGACAGGAATAAACTGAAAGTACATGTTCAAGTTTGTTGTATCACATAATGGCACT is drawn from Triticum dicoccoides isolate Atlit2015 ecotype Zavitan chromosome 6B, WEW_v2.0, whole genome shotgun sequence and contains these coding sequences:
- the LOC119322908 gene encoding DNA (cytosine-5)-methyltransferase DRM2-like, with protein sequence MADRDSDGDDNVKFEWESDGEPEPSLAPAFRNSDAPGPSTLDANERANEEAPSTALIEEYVAMRFPKEIVVKGMKEIGHSDPDALLELILTYQALGADDAVGNCSTSGCAPQSVEEEDDDDLDFEHWDGDDDDVGGRETNCDDPGDEDFLQEMSQKDKKINLLVDMGFPEDEANIAIKRCGVDAELCVLVDSISASLVAGDFNSRNISNHQVMDRCFDSFGGRKKARLMEESKKRRMQYAQGSGPSFAGSHDEPTRIPDPMVGFNLPSDRQPSVIRTLPEQAIGPPFFYFQNVARAPRGAWTTISKKFYDIQPEFVDSKYFCAASRESGYIHNLPIENREALLPFPPKTVFDAFPHYKKWWPSWDPRRQLNCLQASVATAKLTDQIQRTLARSGNPSVQKHVVDECKTWDLVWVGKNKVAQLEPDEMESLLGFPRDHTRGVVKSERYKSLANSFQVDTVAYHLSVLRDMFPNGVNVLSLSTGIGGGEVALHRLGIRMRTVVSVEEGETNRRIFEGWWDQTQTGKLVQIANLKSLTNERIASLVGRFRRFDLVIGGSQGEQSALLYDYPRILDAIKSAMARM